A window of the Bacteroides thetaiotaomicron VPI-5482 genome harbors these coding sequences:
- a CDS encoding reverse transcriptase/maturase family protein, whose translation MRNPENVLNSLSKHSGNLNYKFERLYRVLFNEEMFYVAYQNIYSKTGNMTAGADGKTIDGMSIDRVEQLIGSLKNETYQPNPSKRTYIPKKNGKKRPLGIPSFDDKLVQEVVRMILEAIYEGSFEHTSHGFRPKRSCHTALIDIQKTFTAVKWFIEGDIKGFFDNINHDVLINILRERIADERFLRLIRKFLNAGYVEDWVFHRTYSGTPQGGIISPILANIYLDKFDKYIKEYINRFNKGVTRKGDARYKLYEQRRYRLAKKLKNEKDVKVRKQMTAEIKRLREERNNYPARNEMDSSIKRLKYVRYADDFLIGITGNLEDCKTVKEDIKNYLNEALKLELSDEKTLITNAQKPAKFLGYDVFIRRCNDLRKDKYGKTVRAFGHKPVLYLNFETMRKKLFDYKAARIAVVNGKEVWKSIVRTYMLNLDDLEIVSQFNAEIRGFYNYYSIANNSYVINSFYHIMSYSMYKVFANKYKSSVKKILLKYKKNKVFQVAYENSKGKTLYQSFYHDGFKRKKVAGNIYCDTIPRTVSITGGRNSLMERLKLQVCELCGATDKLEMHHVRKLKDLKGKSDWEKKMIARRRKTLAVCSKCHAKIDPDRRIRLN comes from the coding sequence ATGAGAAATCCAGAAAATGTGTTGAACAGTCTGAGTAAACACAGCGGTAACTTGAACTATAAGTTTGAGCGGCTGTATAGAGTGCTGTTTAACGAGGAAATGTTTTATGTAGCCTATCAGAATATTTACAGCAAGACAGGCAACATGACGGCAGGAGCCGATGGTAAAACCATTGACGGAATGAGCATTGACCGAGTTGAACAACTGATTGGCAGTCTTAAAAATGAGACTTATCAGCCTAATCCGTCCAAAAGGACGTACATACCTAAGAAAAACGGGAAAAAACGTCCGCTTGGCATACCCTCTTTTGATGATAAGCTGGTACAGGAAGTAGTCAGAATGATACTTGAAGCAATCTATGAAGGTAGTTTTGAACATACTTCACATGGGTTTCGTCCCAAACGAAGTTGTCATACTGCTCTTATAGATATACAAAAGACATTCACTGCCGTGAAATGGTTTATTGAAGGCGATATTAAAGGATTCTTCGACAATATCAATCATGACGTACTGATTAATATTCTTCGGGAACGTATCGCCGACGAGAGATTTTTGCGGCTTATCAGAAAATTCCTGAATGCCGGATATGTGGAAGACTGGGTATTTCATAGAACGTACAGTGGAACTCCGCAAGGCGGGATTATCAGCCCAATACTGGCTAACATCTACCTTGACAAGTTCGACAAGTACATCAAGGAATACATCAATCGGTTCAATAAAGGGGTAACAAGAAAAGGCGACGCTCGATACAAGCTCTACGAACAGCGAAGATACCGACTGGCAAAGAAACTAAAGAATGAGAAAGATGTAAAGGTAAGGAAACAGATGACCGCCGAAATTAAGCGGCTACGAGAAGAACGGAACAACTATCCGGCACGTAATGAAATGGACAGCAGTATCAAACGGTTAAAATACGTGAGATACGCAGATGACTTTCTGATTGGAATTACCGGTAATCTTGAAGACTGCAAAACAGTAAAAGAGGATATTAAGAATTATTTGAATGAAGCTCTTAAACTGGAACTGTCAGACGAAAAGACACTGATAACCAATGCGCAGAAACCAGCGAAATTTCTCGGATATGACGTATTTATACGTAGGTGTAACGATTTACGTAAGGATAAGTACGGTAAAACGGTTCGTGCATTCGGACACAAGCCTGTATTGTACCTGAATTTTGAAACGATGCGGAAAAAACTCTTTGATTATAAAGCCGCAAGAATCGCGGTCGTCAATGGCAAAGAGGTTTGGAAATCCATCGTCAGAACGTACATGCTGAACTTGGATGACTTGGAAATAGTCAGTCAGTTCAATGCCGAAATCCGAGGGTTCTATAATTACTACTCAATAGCCAATAACAGCTATGTCATCAATTCTTTCTATCACATTATGTCATACAGCATGTATAAGGTATTTGCGAACAAATACAAATCATCTGTAAAGAAAATACTTCTGAAATATAAAAAGAACAAGGTTTTCCAAGTGGCATATGAAAATAGTAAGGGTAAGACACTTTACCAATCATTTTATCATGATGGTTTCAAACGCAAAAAGGTTGCAGGGAATATTTACTGTGACACTATTCCACGGACAGTTTCCATAACAGGTGGACGTAACAGCCTTATGGAAAGGCTGAAGCTCCAAGTCTGCGAATTATGCGGTGCTACCGATAAACTCGAAATGCATCACGTTCGCAAACTTAAAGACCTGAAAGGTAAATCCGACTGGGAAAAGAAAATGATAGCTCGAAGACGAAAAACTTTGGCTGTCTGCTCAAAGTGTCATGCAAAAATAGACCCCGACCGAAGAATCAGACTGAATTAA
- a CDS encoding DUF4133 domain-containing protein → MEYEINKGAGNPLEFKGLKSQYLFIFAGGLVAVLLVVVILYIAGVNQWICIPFGLLSGSLLVWLTFRLNARYGEHGLMKLLSGKRHPRYLIHRRRLFRLLTKRRKK, encoded by the coding sequence ATGGAATATGAGATAAACAAAGGCGCGGGTAATCCTTTGGAGTTCAAGGGCCTGAAATCACAGTACCTTTTTATTTTTGCGGGCGGGCTTGTCGCGGTGCTGCTTGTGGTGGTCATCCTTTATATAGCCGGTGTGAACCAGTGGATATGCATTCCTTTCGGGCTCCTGTCCGGTTCGCTGCTGGTCTGGCTGACCTTCCGCCTGAATGCCCGGTATGGTGAACACGGCCTTATGAAGCTGCTGTCGGGGAAACGCCATCCTCGTTATCTGATCCACCGCAGGAGATTATTCCGATTACTGACCAAAAGAAGAAAGAAATGA
- the traM gene encoding conjugative transposon protein TraM, giving the protein MIMDIQKIRTLLGLSADRPLSPEEKCRRTRYIVYPAMCLLFAGSLWLIYSPSEKERAAEEKEKGFNTDIPSPGQQRMDGNKVDAYEREELEKKDKYRKNAFQEMASLFGSSGKDTVHLPEGMAELPVEEADNPSTGSHNTVRSSAGAYRNMNRTLDNFYTRAENSERNELLRRIEELEHERQMKKPSQETTMEEKMALMEKSYELAARYNGKQATTTSPAMDKRQRTAVKPVKQVRHQVVSSLSQPASNGESGNGFTGERNVGFNTPVGKVLTSDRNTIPACVHGTQTVSDGQALRIRLLEPMVADDRFIPKGTILTGGARMEGERLDILVQAVEYKGTVIPVELEVYDADGQRGIPVPNSMEYDAAREIAANMGTSMNGSINISTDAGAQIASDLGKGVIQGVSGYVAKKMRTVKVTLKAGHRLLLHSPEQ; this is encoded by the coding sequence ATGATTATGGACATTCAGAAAATCAGGACACTGTTAGGCTTGTCTGCTGACAGACCTTTGAGTCCGGAGGAAAAATGCAGGCGTACCAGGTATATTGTCTATCCCGCCATGTGCCTGCTCTTTGCAGGTTCATTATGGCTGATTTATTCACCGTCGGAGAAGGAGAGGGCGGCGGAGGAGAAAGAGAAGGGATTCAATACGGATATTCCCTCCCCCGGACAGCAAAGGATGGACGGTAACAAGGTGGACGCTTATGAGCGTGAAGAATTGGAGAAAAAGGATAAGTACCGTAAAAATGCATTTCAGGAGATGGCCTCGCTGTTCGGCAGTTCCGGTAAGGATACGGTGCACCTGCCTGAAGGCATGGCGGAATTACCGGTGGAAGAGGCGGATAACCCCTCTACAGGTTCCCATAATACTGTCCGTTCTTCTGCCGGTGCCTACCGTAACATGAACCGTACGCTGGATAATTTTTATACCCGTGCGGAGAACTCCGAAAGGAATGAACTGCTCCGACGTATCGAAGAGCTGGAGCATGAACGGCAGATGAAAAAGCCGTCGCAGGAGACTACGATGGAAGAGAAAATGGCGCTGATGGAGAAATCCTATGAACTGGCTGCCCGGTACAACGGGAAACAGGCGACGACGACTTCTCCGGCAATGGATAAAAGACAGCGGACGGCTGTCAAACCGGTAAAACAGGTCCGGCATCAGGTGGTGTCTTCCCTGTCACAACCCGCGAGCAACGGGGAATCAGGGAACGGATTTACGGGGGAAAGGAATGTAGGGTTCAATACTCCTGTGGGGAAAGTGCTGACTTCTGACAGGAATACCATTCCTGCCTGCGTACACGGTACACAGACTGTTTCGGACGGTCAGGCGCTGCGTATCCGCCTGCTGGAACCGATGGTGGCCGATGACCGGTTTATTCCTAAGGGGACGATTCTGACCGGCGGAGCCCGTATGGAAGGTGAACGGCTTGATATCCTTGTTCAGGCGGTTGAATATAAAGGTACGGTTATTCCTGTAGAACTAGAGGTTTACGATGCGGACGGCCAGCGGGGAATACCGGTCCCCAACTCGATGGAGTATGATGCGGCACGTGAGATAGCGGCAAATATGGGAACCTCCATGAACGGCAGTATCAATATCTCTACGGATGCCGGGGCGCAGATCGCTTCGGACTTGGGAAAAGGAGTGATACAGGGCGTGTCGGGATATGTCGCTAAAAAGATGCGGACGGTGAAGGTCACTCTGAAAGCAGGACACAGGCTGTTGCTTCATTCTCCCGAACAGTGA
- a CDS encoding DUF4141 domain-containing protein — translation MRTGGIWKKASLVCTVFLLATVQSSAQWVVTDPGNLAQGIINMSDNIAHTSKTATNTAQSFSETVKIYEQSKKYYDALKSVNNLVRDARKVREIILMVGDLSDIYVTGFGRMMKDENFSARELDAIASGYTKLLEESNGVLQDLKQVIDVSTLSMTDKDRMDVVDECYRDMRRYRNLVSYYTNRNIAVSYLRARKRNDMDRVMRLYGDETSRYW, via the coding sequence ATGAGAACGGGAGGCATATGGAAAAAGGCAAGCCTTGTTTGTACGGTGTTTCTGCTGGCAACCGTACAGTCAAGCGCTCAGTGGGTGGTTACCGATCCCGGAAACCTTGCCCAGGGTATCATCAACATGTCGGACAATATTGCGCATACCTCCAAGACGGCCACGAACACCGCGCAGAGCTTTTCCGAAACGGTCAAGATCTATGAGCAGTCAAAAAAATACTATGACGCCCTTAAATCCGTGAACAACCTGGTGAGGGACGCCCGCAAGGTGCGTGAAATCATCCTGATGGTGGGTGACCTATCGGATATCTATGTCACCGGCTTCGGCAGGATGATGAAGGATGAGAATTTTTCGGCAAGGGAACTGGACGCCATCGCTTCCGGTTATACGAAACTTCTGGAGGAGAGCAACGGCGTATTGCAGGATCTGAAGCAGGTAATCGATGTCAGCACCCTCTCCATGACGGACAAGGACCGCATGGACGTGGTGGATGAGTGTTACCGTGACATGCGTCGTTACCGGAACCTTGTCAGTTATTATACGAACAGGAATATCGCCGTGAGCTACCTGCGTGCCAGGAAGAGGAACGACATGGACCGCGTAATGAGGCTCTATGGTGATGAAACCTCCAGATACTGGTAG
- a CDS encoding TraL conjugative transposon family protein → MRRRKYPWKQADILIHRYCRRLTTGQRLAVIAVAFALFMAGCLYMILSSLSGFGEPGGGLQIEHIRPLDIKPEKDTTIHFKDYYDYGHSENQDTVRLVC, encoded by the coding sequence ATGAGAAGAAGAAAATACCCGTGGAAACAGGCGGATATTCTGATACACCGATACTGCCGCAGACTGACGACAGGGCAGCGGTTGGCTGTCATCGCCGTTGCATTTGCCCTGTTTATGGCAGGCTGCCTGTATATGATCCTCTCTTCCCTTTCCGGTTTCGGAGAACCGGGCGGGGGATTACAAATTGAGCATATCCGCCCTTTGGATATAAAGCCGGAGAAAGATACAACCATTCACTTTAAAGACTATTATGATTATGGACATTCAGAAAATCAGGACACTGTTAGGCTTGTCTGCTGA
- the traK gene encoding conjugative transposon protein TraK: MEFKSLTNIESSFRRIRLMLAAFVCCCTLITGYSLWSSYSFAEKQREKIYVLDGGKSLMLALSQDLSQNRPAEAREHVRRFHELFFSLSPQKDAIEHNIHRALLLADKSAYHYYVDLAEKGYYNRLISGNINQVVQVDSVACDFNSYPYKARTYARQMIIRESNVTERSLVTECRLQNAVRSDDNPNGFIIEHFTITENRDLRSANR, from the coding sequence ATGGAATTCAAGTCATTGACCAATATTGAAAGCAGCTTCAGGCGTATCCGCCTGATGCTGGCAGCCTTTGTATGCTGCTGTACGCTCATTACCGGCTATTCGTTGTGGAGCTCCTACAGCTTTGCCGAGAAGCAGCGTGAAAAGATCTATGTGCTGGACGGCGGCAAGTCGCTGATGCTTGCGCTCTCGCAGGACCTTTCCCAGAACCGTCCGGCGGAAGCCAGGGAGCATGTGAGGCGCTTCCATGAACTCTTCTTCAGCCTTTCACCGCAGAAGGACGCCATCGAGCACAATATCCACCGGGCTCTGCTGCTGGCCGACAAGAGTGCCTACCATTATTATGTGGACCTTGCCGAGAAAGGGTATTACAACCGCCTGATTTCGGGTAACATCAACCAGGTTGTCCAGGTGGACAGTGTGGCCTGCGACTTCAACAGTTATCCCTATAAGGCGAGGACGTATGCCCGGCAGATGATCATCCGTGAGAGCAATGTGACGGAACGCAGCCTGGTGACGGAGTGCCGGCTTCAGAATGCTGTCAGGTCGGATGACAATCCGAACGGGTTCATTATCGAGCATTTTACCATTACGGAAAACAGGGATTTAAGGAGTGCCAACCGATGA
- a CDS encoding TraG family conjugative transposon ATPase, with protein sequence MRNVLKAETLERKFPLLSVENGCIVSKDADLTVAFEVELPELFTMTAAEYEAVHSSWVKAVKVLPDFSVVCKQDWFTKETYRPDFRDGEQSFLSKSYERHFNERPYLNHKCYLYLTKTTRERSRQRSDFNSLCCGSLLPKEMVDKDTAVRFLEAVEQFERIMNDSGHVSLRRLEADEITGTEGRPGLVEKYFSLSLEDETAVLQDICLNPGGMRVGDKRLCVHTLSDTEDLPVRVSTDMRYGRMSTDRSDCRLSFAAPVGLLLPCNHIYSQYVFIDDAQEILRTMEKTSRNMLSLSKYSRSNAVNREWTEMYLDEAHTKGVLPVRCHCNVMAWAEDREELRRVKNDTGSQLAMMECTPRHNTVDAPVLYWAGIPGNAGDFPAEESFYTFLEQAVCLFTAETNYRSSSSPFGIRMADRRNGIPLHVDISDLPMKRGIITNRNKFVLGPSGSGKSFFTNHLVRQYYEQGTHILLVDTGNSYQGLCRMIHDRTHGEDGIYITYEEDNPIAFNPFYTDSGQFDVEKRESIKTLILTLWKREDEAPKRSEEVALSGAVNAYIRRITDDRASRPDFNGFYEFVRDDYRRMIEQKKVREKDFDIDGFLNVLEPFYRGGDYDFLLNSDKELDLTNKRFIVFELDNISSNKVLLPVVTLIIMETFISKMRKLRGIRKMILIEECWKALMSANMSEYIKYLFKTVRKYFGEAVVVTQEVDDIISSDIVKEAIINNSDCKILLDQRKYMNKFEHIQKLLGLTEKERGQILSINRANRPGPFYREVWIGLGGTHSAVYATEVSAEEYAVRP encoded by the coding sequence ATGAGAAATGTATTGAAAGCTGAAACGCTTGAACGTAAGTTCCCCCTGCTGTCTGTGGAGAACGGCTGCATTGTCAGCAAGGATGCCGACCTGACCGTGGCCTTTGAGGTGGAACTTCCCGAACTGTTTACTATGACTGCAGCCGAATACGAGGCTGTCCACTCTTCCTGGGTAAAGGCTGTCAAAGTGCTGCCGGATTTTTCGGTTGTCTGCAAGCAGGACTGGTTCACGAAGGAAACCTACCGTCCTGATTTCCGGGACGGTGAACAGAGCTTCCTGTCGAAAAGCTATGAGCGCCATTTCAACGAGCGCCCGTACCTGAACCACAAATGCTACCTGTATCTGACGAAGACCACGCGTGAGCGCAGCCGGCAGAGGAGTGACTTTAACAGCCTCTGTTGCGGTTCCCTTCTGCCCAAGGAAATGGTTGACAAGGACACGGCGGTCCGCTTTCTGGAAGCAGTGGAACAGTTCGAGCGTATCATGAACGATTCCGGTCATGTCAGCCTGCGCAGGCTGGAGGCGGATGAGATTACCGGCACTGAGGGACGTCCCGGACTGGTGGAGAAATATTTCTCCCTGTCGCTGGAGGATGAAACCGCCGTGCTTCAGGACATCTGTCTTAACCCCGGCGGCATGCGTGTGGGTGACAAGCGGCTGTGTGTGCATACCCTATCTGATACGGAGGACCTTCCCGTCAGAGTGTCCACCGATATGCGTTATGGACGTATGTCCACCGACCGCAGTGACTGCCGCCTCTCGTTCGCCGCTCCCGTCGGCCTGTTGCTTCCCTGTAACCATATCTATTCGCAGTATGTGTTTATAGACGATGCGCAGGAGATTCTCCGTACGATGGAAAAAACTTCCCGCAACATGCTCTCCCTCTCGAAGTACAGCCGGAGCAATGCGGTAAACCGGGAGTGGACGGAGATGTATCTGGATGAAGCCCATACGAAGGGCGTATTGCCCGTCCGCTGCCACTGCAACGTGATGGCGTGGGCAGAAGACAGGGAGGAACTCAGACGTGTGAAGAATGATACCGGCAGCCAGCTTGCCATGATGGAATGTACGCCGAGGCACAATACGGTGGATGCCCCGGTGCTCTACTGGGCTGGCATTCCCGGCAATGCGGGCGATTTTCCGGCAGAGGAGTCGTTCTACACCTTTCTGGAACAGGCCGTCTGTCTCTTTACGGCTGAAACCAATTACCGGAGTTCTTCCAGCCCGTTCGGCATCCGTATGGCTGACCGCCGGAACGGCATCCCCCTGCATGTTGACATCAGCGACCTGCCGATGAAACGAGGTATCATCACGAACCGCAACAAGTTTGTTCTCGGTCCCAGCGGTAGCGGCAAATCCTTTTTTACCAACCACCTGGTCAGACAATATTATGAACAGGGCACGCATATCCTGCTGGTGGATACGGGCAACAGCTACCAGGGACTGTGCCGTATGATCCATGACCGTACGCACGGTGAGGACGGTATCTATATAACGTATGAGGAGGATAATCCGATAGCTTTTAATCCTTTTTATACGGATTCCGGACAGTTTGACGTTGAAAAACGTGAGAGTATCAAGACGCTGATCCTGACTTTGTGGAAACGGGAGGACGAAGCCCCGAAACGTTCGGAGGAGGTGGCCCTGTCGGGTGCGGTGAATGCCTATATCCGCCGGATTACGGATGACAGGGCGTCCAGGCCGGATTTTAACGGCTTCTATGAGTTTGTCCGTGATGACTACCGCCGTATGATCGAGCAAAAGAAGGTGCGTGAAAAGGACTTCGATATTGACGGCTTTCTGAATGTGCTGGAACCGTTTTACAGGGGCGGGGACTATGACTTCCTGCTGAACTCCGACAAGGAACTGGACCTGACGAACAAACGGTTCATAGTCTTTGAACTGGACAACATCTCCTCCAACAAGGTCCTGCTTCCGGTGGTTACGCTTATTATCATGGAAACCTTTATTTCCAAGATGAGAAAGCTCAGGGGAATCCGCAAGATGATATTGATTGAGGAATGTTGGAAAGCCCTGATGTCCGCCAACATGAGTGAATACATCAAGTATCTCTTTAAAACCGTCAGAAAGTATTTCGGTGAGGCCGTGGTAGTGACGCAGGAGGTGGACGACATCATCTCCTCGGATATTGTCAAGGAGGCGATCATCAACAACTCGGACTGCAAGATACTGCTTGACCAGCGTAAATATATGAACAAGTTCGAACATATCCAGAAACTTCTGGGACTGACGGAGAAGGAGAGGGGTCAGATCCTTTCCATCAACCGTGCGAACCGTCCCGGACCTTTCTACCGTGAAGTCTGGATCGGGCTGGGCGGAACACACTCCGCCGTTTATGCGACGGAGGTCAGCGCGGAGGAGTATGCGGTGCGCCCGTAA
- a CDS encoding DUF3876 domain-containing protein, translating to MRNRQLVRLAVCLVGLAAMVLQSCMEANGTDCDRFCGSWSSVEGKPDVLVYKEGGAYKVTVFSRSGKTRVLKPRTYLLVEENGNLFINTGYRIDVSYNEATDVLTFSPHGDYVRNENRR from the coding sequence ATGAGAAACAGACAATTGGTAAGGCTGGCGGTATGCCTGGTCGGCCTGGCCGCCATGGTATTGCAAAGTTGTATGGAAGCAAACGGAACGGACTGTGACAGATTCTGCGGTTCGTGGAGCAGCGTGGAGGGTAAGCCTGACGTGCTGGTCTACAAGGAAGGCGGAGCCTATAAGGTGACGGTCTTTTCCCGCAGCGGAAAGACGCGTGTCCTGAAACCGCGGACCTACCTGCTGGTCGAGGAGAACGGCAACCTTTTCATCAACACTGGATACCGTATTGACGTGTCCTATAATGAAGCGACCGACGTGCTGACTTTTTCCCCCCACGGTGATTATGTACGTAATGAAAACAGACGATGA
- the traN gene encoding conjugative transposon protein TraN has protein sequence MKKILMMFFALMTGVTAASAQLSSGDFFEGLSRKIGFSRMIAPHGLEITYDKTVHVIFPSPIKYVDLGSTNLIAGKADAAENVIRVKAAKKHFRDETNMSVITEDGNFYTFNVRYADEPLLLNVEMCDFIHDGETVNRPNNAMEIYLQELGNESPRLVRLIMKSVHRQDKRRVRHIGCKRFGVQFLLRGLYTHNDLLYFHTQLRNETNVPFDVDFVTFKIVDKKIVKRTAMQEQVIYPLRACNYVTRVDGKASERTVFALPKFTIPEDKKLVVEMYEKQGGRHQMFEVDNESLVRAEPVNELKVR, from the coding sequence ATGAAAAAGATTCTGATGATGTTTTTTGCCCTGATGACGGGGGTGACGGCTGCCAGTGCGCAGTTGAGTAGCGGGGATTTTTTTGAGGGACTGAGCCGCAAGATCGGCTTTAGCAGGATGATAGCCCCGCACGGGCTGGAAATCACTTATGATAAAACGGTACATGTCATATTTCCTTCCCCGATCAAGTATGTGGACCTGGGGTCCACCAATCTGATAGCCGGAAAGGCGGATGCGGCGGAGAACGTGATCCGTGTGAAAGCTGCTAAAAAGCATTTCCGGGATGAGACGAACATGAGCGTGATCACTGAAGATGGAAATTTTTACACGTTCAATGTCAGGTATGCGGATGAACCGCTCCTGTTGAACGTGGAGATGTGCGATTTCATTCATGACGGTGAAACGGTGAACCGTCCGAACAATGCCATGGAAATCTATTTGCAGGAACTGGGCAATGAGTCCCCGCGTCTGGTACGCCTGATTATGAAGTCCGTGCACAGGCAGGACAAAAGACGGGTCAGACATATCGGCTGTAAACGTTTCGGGGTCCAGTTCCTACTTAGGGGGCTTTATACCCATAATGACCTGCTGTACTTTCATACACAGCTAAGGAATGAGACGAATGTCCCGTTTGATGTGGATTTCGTGACCTTCAAGATTGTCGACAAAAAGATCGTGAAACGTACCGCCATGCAGGAACAGGTGATCTATCCTTTGCGTGCCTGCAACTATGTGACCCGTGTGGATGGAAAGGCCTCGGAACGTACGGTGTTCGCGTTACCCAAATTTACGATACCGGAGGACAAGAAACTGGTGGTGGAGATGTATGAGAAACAGGGAGGACGCCACCAGATGTTTGAGGTGGATAATGAGTCCCTTGTGCGTGCTGAACCCGTCAACGAATTGAAGGTACGATGA
- the traJ gene encoding conjugative transposon protein TraJ: MVLLSIDFASLHTILESLYNEMMPLCEDMLGVAKGVAGLGALFYVALRVWQSMARAEPVDVYPLLRPFALGICILLFPTLVLGTMNSILSPIVQGTHRMLEGQTLDMQQYRAQKDRLEREAMMRNPETAYLVSDEEFDRQLDELGWSPGDAATRLGMYMEVGMYNLEKSIRDAFRSLLELLFAAASLLIDTVRTFFLVVLSVLGPIAFSISVWDGLQSTLGQWFTRYISVYLWLPVSDLFSCMLAKIQVLMLQNDIAELQGNPDYSLDNSNCVYIIFMLIGIVGYFTVPTVSGWIVQAGGGGNYSRNLNRTATKAGGFTAGAGGAALGNIGGRIRGK, translated from the coding sequence ATGGTGTTGTTGTCGATAGATTTTGCCAGCCTCCATACGATACTGGAGAGTCTGTACAATGAGATGATGCCTCTTTGCGAGGACATGCTGGGTGTGGCGAAGGGCGTTGCGGGACTGGGTGCCCTGTTTTATGTCGCCCTCCGTGTCTGGCAGTCAATGGCCCGTGCCGAGCCGGTGGACGTCTATCCGCTGCTTCGCCCTTTTGCGCTGGGTATCTGTATCCTGCTGTTTCCGACACTGGTGCTGGGAACGATGAACAGTATTCTAAGTCCCATTGTGCAGGGGACCCACAGGATGCTGGAAGGGCAGACACTGGACATGCAGCAGTACAGGGCGCAGAAAGACCGGCTGGAGAGGGAGGCCATGATGCGCAATCCCGAAACCGCCTATCTGGTCAGCGACGAGGAGTTTGACCGCCAGCTGGATGAGCTCGGCTGGTCTCCGGGAGATGCTGCCACCCGTCTGGGAATGTATATGGAAGTGGGCATGTATAATCTGGAGAAGAGTATCCGTGATGCTTTCCGCAGCCTGCTGGAATTGCTCTTTGCAGCCGCTTCGTTGCTGATAGATACGGTACGGACCTTTTTCCTGGTGGTACTTTCCGTGCTGGGTCCGATAGCCTTCTCCATTTCGGTGTGGGACGGCTTGCAGTCCACGCTCGGGCAGTGGTTCACAAGATATATATCGGTCTACCTGTGGCTTCCTGTCAGCGACTTGTTCAGTTGCATGCTTGCCAAGATACAGGTGCTCATGCTTCAGAACGATATTGCCGAACTGCAGGGAAATCCCGATTATTCACTGGACAATTCGAACTGCGTGTACATCATTTTCATGTTGATCGGGATTGTCGGTTATTTTACCGTTCCGACCGTTTCCGGCTGGATTGTCCAGGCGGGAGGTGGCGGCAACTATTCCCGCAATCTGAACCGTACGGCGACTAAAGCCGGTGGTTTCACTGCCGGTGCCGGCGGTGCGGCACTGGGTAATATCGGAGGGCGTATACGTGGAAAATAA